The following proteins come from a genomic window of Gemmatimonadota bacterium:
- the sufB gene encoding Fe-S cluster assembly protein SufB, with amino-acid sequence MDALVNREYKHGWVTDIEQDTMPPGLSEETVRFISAKKEEPEWLLDWRLKAFRRWQEMTEPTWPNVHYTPIDYQAIAYFSAPKTTTPLGSLDDVDPKLLATYEKLGIPLSEQKLLAGVAVDAIFDSVSVGTTFKAALAKEGVIFCSFGEAVKEHPELVQKYLGSVVPASDNYFAALNSAVFSDGSFVYIPKGVRCPMELSTYFRINAANTGQFERTLIVAEEGAYVSYLEGCTAPKRDENQLHAAVVELVALDDATIKYSTVQNWYAGDENGVGGIYNFVTKRGKAGARAKISWTQVETGSAITWKYPSVILQGDDSIGEFYSVAVVNGMQQADTGTKMIHIGRNTKSTIVSKGISAGRGQNSYRGQVKILPKAHGARNYTQCDSMLIGNACGAHTFPYIDVQNSTSDVEHEASTSKIGEDQIFYCKARGLNTEHAISLIVNGFCKEVFRELPMEFALEAQKLLGVSLEGSVG; translated from the coding sequence ATGGACGCGCTGGTCAATCGCGAGTACAAGCACGGCTGGGTCACCGACATCGAGCAGGACACGATGCCCCCGGGACTCTCCGAGGAGACGGTCCGCTTCATCTCCGCCAAGAAGGAGGAGCCCGAGTGGCTGCTCGATTGGCGCTTGAAGGCGTTCCGCCGTTGGCAGGAGATGACCGAGCCGACCTGGCCGAACGTGCACTACACGCCGATCGACTACCAGGCGATCGCCTATTTCTCGGCACCGAAGACCACGACGCCGCTCGGCTCGCTCGACGACGTCGATCCGAAGCTGCTGGCCACGTACGAGAAGCTCGGCATCCCGCTCAGCGAGCAGAAGCTGCTGGCCGGCGTCGCCGTCGACGCGATCTTCGACTCCGTCTCGGTCGGCACGACGTTCAAGGCGGCGCTCGCCAAGGAAGGGGTGATCTTCTGCTCCTTCGGCGAAGCGGTGAAGGAGCATCCCGAGCTGGTGCAGAAGTACCTCGGCTCGGTCGTGCCGGCCTCCGACAACTATTTCGCCGCGCTGAATTCGGCGGTCTTCTCCGACGGCTCGTTCGTGTACATCCCGAAGGGTGTGCGCTGCCCGATGGAGCTGTCGACCTACTTCCGCATCAACGCCGCCAACACCGGGCAGTTCGAGCGGACGCTGATCGTGGCCGAAGAGGGCGCGTACGTCTCGTACCTCGAGGGCTGCACGGCGCCGAAGCGCGACGAGAATCAGCTGCACGCGGCGGTGGTGGAGCTGGTCGCCCTCGATGACGCGACCATCAAGTACAGCACGGTGCAGAACTGGTACGCCGGCGACGAGAACGGCGTCGGCGGGATCTACAACTTCGTCACCAAGCGCGGCAAGGCGGGGGCACGGGCCAAGATCTCGTGGACCCAGGTCGAGACCGGCTCGGCGATCACCTGGAAGTACCCGTCAGTGATCCTCCAGGGCGACGACAGCATCGGCGAGTTCTACTCGGTGGCGGTGGTGAACGGCATGCAGCAGGCCGACACCGGCACCAAGATGATCCACATCGGCCGCAACACGAAGAGCACCATCGTCTCGAAGGGGATCAGCGCCGGGCGCGGGCAGAACTCCTACCGCGGCCAGGTGAAGATCCTCCCGAAGGCGCACGGGGCGCGCAATTACACCCAGTGCGACTCGATGCTCATCGGCAACGCCTGCGGGGCGCACACCTTCCCCTACATCGACGTGCAGAACAGCACTTCCGACGTGGAGCACGAGGCGAGCACCAGCAAGATCGGCGAAGACCAGATCTTCTACTGCAAGGCGCGTGGCCTGAACACCGAGCACGCGATCTCGCTGATCGTCAACGGCTTCTGCAAGGAAGTCTTCCGGGAGCTCCCGATGGAGTTCGCACTGGAGGCGCAGAAGCTGCTGGGGGTGTCGCTGGAAGGAAGCGTAGGGTAG
- the sufS gene encoding SufS family cysteine desulfurase — protein sequence MSESVRAQFPIFARTSRGEPLVYLDSGATTQKPQVVIDAEMAFYEGWNANIHRGVYEFSERATMAYDGTRATVARFLGGVREDEIVFTTGTTGSTNLVAQSFLHPKVGPGTWVLVTEMEHHANIVPWQLAGAALKAIPVTDTGELDLAAAGKLLAEGPALLAVAHVSNTLGTINPIAQLTSMARVHGVPVLVDGAQAVGHFPVDLTALGADFYCFSAHKLFGPTGVGVLWARRELLAAMPPYQGGGDMIDRVSFERTTFASGPQRFEAGTPNIAGVIGMDAAMQWVMSEDRAAWQAEDERLLHLGREMLEAIPGVKLLAKPTQSVGVLTFTMTGAHPHDIASILDSRGICIRAGHHCTQPLHARFGVPATARASFGPYTTEADVRALGTGLEKVRELFR from the coding sequence ATGAGTGAGTCCGTGCGGGCGCAGTTCCCGATCTTTGCCCGCACCTCGCGCGGGGAGCCGCTGGTGTACCTCGACAGCGGCGCCACCACGCAGAAGCCCCAGGTCGTGATCGACGCCGAGATGGCGTTCTACGAGGGGTGGAACGCCAACATCCATCGCGGTGTCTACGAGTTCTCCGAGCGCGCCACGATGGCCTACGACGGAACCCGCGCCACCGTGGCGCGTTTTCTCGGCGGCGTGCGCGAGGACGAGATCGTCTTCACCACCGGCACCACCGGCTCGACCAATCTGGTGGCGCAGTCGTTCCTCCACCCCAAGGTCGGGCCGGGGACGTGGGTGCTGGTCACCGAGATGGAGCACCACGCCAACATCGTTCCCTGGCAGCTGGCCGGCGCGGCACTGAAGGCGATCCCGGTCACCGACACGGGCGAGCTCGACCTCGCGGCCGCCGGGAAGTTGCTGGCCGAGGGGCCGGCGCTGCTCGCGGTGGCGCACGTCTCGAACACGCTTGGCACCATCAACCCGATCGCCCAGCTGACCAGCATGGCGCGGGTCCACGGTGTCCCGGTGCTGGTCGACGGCGCGCAAGCGGTCGGGCACTTCCCGGTTGACCTGACGGCGCTCGGCGCCGACTTCTACTGCTTCTCCGCCCACAAGCTCTTCGGGCCGACCGGTGTCGGCGTCCTCTGGGCGCGGCGAGAACTGCTGGCCGCGATGCCGCCCTATCAGGGGGGCGGCGACATGATCGACCGCGTCTCCTTCGAGCGGACCACCTTCGCGTCGGGGCCGCAGCGCTTCGAGGCGGGGACGCCGAACATCGCGGGCGTCATCGGGATGGACGCCGCGATGCAGTGGGTCATGTCCGAGGACCGCGCGGCGTGGCAGGCCGAAGACGAACGGCTGCTCCACCTCGGCCGCGAAATGCTCGAGGCCATCCCAGGCGTGAAGTTGCTGGCCAAGCCGACGCAGAGCGTCGGGGTGCTGACCTTCACGATGACTGGTGCGCATCCGCACGATATCGCCTCGATCCTCGACTCGCGCGGGATCTGCATTCGCGCGGGCCACCACTGCACCCAGCCGTTGCATGCCCGCTTCGGCGTGCCGGCGACGGCGCGTGCCTCGTTCGGGCCCTACACGACCGAGGCCGACGTGCGTGCCCTGGGGACGGGGCTCGAGAAGGTGCGGGAGCTCTTCCGCTGA
- a CDS encoding winged helix-turn-helix transcriptional regulator: protein MLLHLKREGGATAGDLAAALGYSLNAVRHHLKELEAEGVVGFDRTSKGVGAPAHTYRLTPKGHSLFPDRYERTLTDLLDHLVATSGRDAAVALLEQQYRSLAERLEVETRGVTPEQRGEVVARVLDAEGYMATWVHAATGGLLTEHHCPHRLVAERFPEVCAAEERFLAQVFGAPIERRSRIAGGCGTCSYRVANPGDDAGLEAS from the coding sequence GTGCTGCTGCACCTGAAGCGCGAGGGTGGGGCGACGGCCGGGGATCTTGCGGCCGCGCTGGGGTATTCGCTGAACGCGGTGCGGCATCATCTGAAGGAGTTGGAGGCCGAGGGGGTCGTCGGGTTCGACCGGACCTCGAAGGGTGTCGGCGCCCCGGCGCACACCTATCGCCTTACTCCCAAAGGACATAGCCTCTTTCCGGACCGCTACGAGCGGACCCTGACCGACCTGCTCGACCACCTGGTCGCGACGTCGGGGCGGGACGCGGCGGTGGCGCTGCTGGAGCAGCAGTACCGGTCGCTCGCCGAGCGGCTGGAGGTCGAGACGCGCGGAGTCACCCCGGAGCAGCGGGGAGAGGTGGTCGCGCGGGTGCTCGACGCCGAGGGGTACATGGCGACCTGGGTGCATGCGGCGACGGGGGGGCTCCTCACCGAGCACCACTGTCCGCATCGCCTGGTCGCGGAACGTTTTCCTGAAGTCTGCGCCGCCGAGGAACGCTTCCTGGCGCAGGTCTTCGGGGCACCAATCGAGCGCCGCTCGCGCATCGCGGGCGGTTGCGGCACATGCAGCTATCGAGTCGCCAATCCGGGCGACGACGCAGGCTTGGAGGCTTCGTGA
- the sufD gene encoding Fe-S cluster assembly protein SufD: MSSTTSITPSISVGAMAFAALADAATGTGPAWLVARRQAAAARFAEVGVPSTRDEEWRFTPVAPIAATAWTAVGASAPVTAADVAALRLADGPLAVLVDGVFVAALSNLPASIQASSLRAAIAAGDAAVETHLGTIALPTATPFSALSLATFTDGVVLHLAAGTELAAPLEILHLTTSAADGALVAPRVLITAAKAARGAVVEQFVSLADTLHLSNAVTEVVLGEASWVEHIRVQREGARAWHVGYTHAHQARASHYRSFALSIGGKVSRHNLHARLAGEQVETLMYGLYLTQHEQLADTHSAIFHDQPNCNSWEVYKGVLADKSRAVFNGKVFVEPIAQKTDAKQTNRNLLLSDQAKVDTKPQLEIFADDVKCTHGATVGRLNEQQRYYLQTRGIGGRTAQELLIWAFAAEVLTEVTIPAVRNGIERIVRDRLEEMLG; the protein is encoded by the coding sequence ATGAGCAGCACCACGAGCATCACGCCCTCGATCAGCGTGGGCGCCATGGCGTTCGCTGCCCTCGCCGACGCAGCCACCGGCACCGGGCCGGCATGGCTCGTGGCCCGCCGTCAGGCGGCCGCCGCCCGCTTCGCCGAAGTCGGCGTCCCGTCGACGCGCGACGAAGAGTGGCGCTTCACGCCGGTCGCCCCGATTGCGGCCACCGCGTGGACGGCCGTCGGCGCCTCGGCGCCGGTGACGGCGGCGGATGTCGCCGCGCTGCGTCTTGCCGATGGACCGCTCGCCGTCCTGGTCGACGGCGTCTTCGTCGCGGCGCTCTCGAACCTCCCGGCCTCCATTCAGGCCTCGTCATTGCGAGCGGCAATTGCCGCCGGTGACGCCGCGGTCGAGACGCACCTCGGCACCATCGCGCTGCCGACTGCGACGCCGTTCTCGGCGCTCTCGCTGGCGACCTTCACCGATGGCGTGGTGCTGCACCTCGCCGCCGGGACGGAACTGGCGGCGCCGCTCGAGATCTTGCACCTGACGACCTCCGCCGCGGATGGCGCCCTGGTCGCGCCGCGCGTGCTGATCACTGCGGCCAAGGCCGCACGCGGCGCCGTCGTGGAACAGTTCGTTTCGCTGGCCGACACACTCCACCTGAGCAATGCCGTCACCGAGGTGGTGCTTGGCGAAGCGTCGTGGGTCGAGCACATCCGGGTGCAGCGCGAAGGCGCCCGCGCCTGGCATGTCGGCTACACCCACGCGCATCAGGCCCGGGCGTCGCACTACCGCTCGTTCGCGCTGTCGATCGGCGGGAAGGTGTCGCGCCACAACCTGCATGCCCGTCTCGCGGGCGAGCAGGTCGAGACGCTGATGTACGGCCTCTACCTCACGCAGCACGAGCAGCTCGCCGATACCCACTCGGCGATCTTCCACGACCAGCCCAACTGCAACTCGTGGGAGGTCTACAAGGGCGTGTTGGCCGACAAGTCGCGCGCCGTCTTCAACGGCAAGGTCTTCGTCGAGCCGATCGCGCAGAAGACCGATGCCAAGCAGACCAACCGCAACCTGCTCCTCTCCGATCAGGCCAAGGTCGACACCAAGCCGCAGCTCGAGATCTTCGCCGACGACGTGAAGTGCACCCACGGCGCCACGGTCGGCCGTTTGAACGAGCAGCAGCGCTACTATCTGCAGACGCGCGGCATCGGCGGCCGCACGGCGCAGGAACTCCTGATCTGGGCCTTCGCGGCGGAAGTGCTGACCGAGGTGACCATTCCCGCGGTGCGGAACGGCATCGAGCGGATCGTGCGCGATCGGCTCGAGGAGATGCTGGGATGA
- a CDS encoding ferredoxin family protein — protein sequence MPYIITDACIGVKDRACVDVCPVDCIYEGEEQLFIHPDECIDCGACEPECPVSAIYPEEDVPANLQAFIAKNKDIFDSDTPPGRPRK from the coding sequence ATGCCGTACATCATTACCGATGCCTGTATCGGCGTGAAGGATCGCGCCTGCGTGGATGTCTGCCCCGTCGACTGCATTTACGAAGGGGAGGAGCAGCTCTTCATCCACCCCGATGAGTGCATTGACTGTGGCGCCTGTGAACCGGAGTGCCCGGTCAGCGCGATCTATCCGGAGGAAGATGTGCCGGCGAACCTCCAGGCGTTCATCGCGAAGAACAAGGACATCTTCGACTCGGACACGCCGCCGGGACGTCCGCGCAAGTAA
- a CDS encoding alpha/beta fold hydrolase, protein MSTITLPNGHPLEYVEVGEGAIPLLLVHGYPLDQSMWKPQLEGLEGVQCIVPDLRGFGASCDSPSPTTLTEHADDLAALLDALGIQRAVIAGLSMGGYIAFEFVRRHRERLLGVILLDTSPRPDDEAARAARTTTIDRVRSEGVGPIALALGGKLFAADVTPKLRDTVVSQMALTPRETIVAAVTAMRDRADSRDLLPTLANTPTLVIVGSEDRLTPPDVARAMASAIPGAVLVEVKGAGHLPTLERPAETTAAMQQFLDRLPAGR, encoded by the coding sequence ATGAGCACCATCACCCTCCCCAACGGCCACCCGCTCGAGTACGTCGAGGTCGGGGAGGGCGCGATCCCCTTGCTGCTGGTCCACGGCTATCCACTCGACCAGAGCATGTGGAAGCCGCAACTGGAAGGGCTCGAGGGCGTCCAGTGTATCGTGCCGGACCTGCGTGGCTTCGGTGCCTCGTGCGACTCACCGTCGCCGACCACGCTTACCGAACACGCCGACGACCTTGCCGCGCTGCTCGACGCGCTCGGAATTCAACGTGCGGTCATCGCGGGGCTGTCGATGGGCGGCTACATCGCCTTCGAATTTGTCCGGCGACATCGTGAACGGTTGCTCGGTGTGATCCTGCTCGACACGTCGCCGCGTCCCGACGACGAGGCCGCACGTGCGGCGCGCACCACGACGATCGATCGAGTGCGGAGTGAGGGGGTCGGGCCCATCGCACTGGCGCTTGGCGGGAAGCTCTTCGCCGCGGACGTGACGCCGAAGCTGCGCGACACCGTGGTGTCTCAAATGGCGCTGACGCCGCGGGAGACGATCGTCGCTGCCGTGACCGCGATGCGCGATCGTGCCGATTCCCGCGACCTGCTGCCGACACTCGCCAACACACCGACGCTGGTGATCGTGGGGAGCGAGGATCGGCTGACACCACCCGACGTGGCGCGCGCCATGGCGTCGGCGATTCCTGGCGCGGTATTGGTCGAGGTGAAGGGCGCAGGCCACCTGCCGACCCTGGAACGACCGGCCGAGACGACGGCGGCGATGCAGCAATTTCTCGATCGCCTGCCCGCCGGACGCTAG
- a CDS encoding patatin-like phospholipase family protein: MISLARRTLVALLGCAITATAMPAQAPACRPGVTALVLSGGGAKGLAHVGVIAALEAAGVRPDLIVGTSMGAMIGALYAAGYPAREIDSLARALAARDIFRAKELRGPVVWGSLLPLLLWEEGEAGFSIQSPAVRQYQVTAALNGAMLRGNLLARGNFDHLPIPLRVVATNLRDRSVVVLRGGDLAQAVRASIAIPLVFSPEKIGALTLTDGGLAANIPVGVARNEGAVRVLVSDVTERPADTLDLDSPLVIADRLLNWLFRQPADSLGADDLMIRPSVEGFRALDFSSAAVDSLIRLGRIAGDSMVARWSCQGLAATPRPPIAMPRKLLGLRGDASDPSGVRLLRRTLALEAPRAVNEAELQAQLFSLGEREVFREIWLGPVGSGDTVRLQPILRRLPRRVAGIGIAYDTELGGRVWGGFADRNLPVLHAEASGVLALGRFRRDLDLTGRRQTLLGRAVFSPVATLGLHGEDVRRFDVDGFEVPSDDLQHLAITTGVERFVGRDVRLSLMAEFRSWDAADLRTRFRSTASAAGGRLIIERLSDDRDQATRVEAAYTSRYRLVTGEFRSRGEWGGMRFEPHLRLGVGEMLPVPLTFSLGGEDGFPGLHLGERRGDREAFGALAVSRAVIGPLRVRLQGAIGRTAIGSTPTTLIGLPSTDGTATNRDLALRSRGVFARGGWVAGARVGIGSDTPLGPVRVEYGWNDAGREALFLRVGRWF, from the coding sequence ATGATCTCGCTGGCTCGTCGGACCCTTGTTGCCCTCCTCGGCTGCGCCATCACGGCGACCGCAATGCCAGCACAGGCACCTGCCTGCCGCCCGGGCGTCACCGCCCTGGTCTTGAGCGGCGGCGGCGCCAAGGGACTGGCGCATGTGGGGGTGATTGCCGCGCTCGAAGCCGCTGGCGTCCGCCCCGACCTGATCGTCGGCACCTCGATGGGCGCCATGATCGGCGCGCTCTATGCCGCCGGCTATCCGGCTCGCGAGATCGATTCCCTCGCACGGGCGCTCGCCGCCCGTGACATCTTCCGCGCCAAGGAACTCCGCGGCCCCGTCGTCTGGGGATCGCTCCTTCCGCTGCTGCTCTGGGAAGAGGGCGAGGCCGGCTTCTCGATCCAGAGTCCCGCAGTCCGGCAGTATCAGGTGACCGCGGCGCTCAACGGGGCGATGCTTCGCGGCAACCTCCTCGCACGCGGCAACTTCGATCACCTCCCGATTCCGCTGCGCGTGGTGGCCACCAACCTGCGCGATCGCAGCGTGGTGGTGTTGCGTGGCGGCGACCTCGCCCAGGCGGTGCGCGCGTCGATCGCGATTCCGTTGGTCTTCTCTCCCGAGAAGATCGGCGCGTTGACCCTCACCGACGGCGGCTTGGCGGCCAACATTCCGGTTGGTGTCGCCCGCAACGAAGGCGCGGTGCGCGTCCTGGTCAGCGACGTCACCGAACGGCCGGCCGACACCCTCGATCTCGATTCACCACTGGTGATCGCTGATCGTCTCCTCAATTGGCTCTTCCGCCAGCCAGCCGACTCACTCGGGGCCGACGACCTGATGATCCGGCCCTCGGTCGAAGGATTTCGTGCACTCGATTTTTCGTCCGCGGCCGTCGATTCGCTCATTCGCCTCGGCCGCATTGCCGGTGATTCGATGGTGGCGCGCTGGAGTTGTCAGGGGCTCGCCGCCACGCCGCGTCCGCCGATCGCAATGCCGCGGAAGTTGCTTGGGCTCCGTGGTGATGCATCCGACCCCTCCGGTGTACGGCTGCTGCGACGCACCCTCGCGCTCGAGGCGCCCCGCGCGGTGAACGAGGCCGAGTTGCAGGCGCAACTCTTTTCGCTCGGCGAGCGCGAGGTCTTCCGCGAGATCTGGCTCGGTCCGGTCGGCAGCGGCGACACGGTCCGTCTGCAGCCGATCCTGCGACGGTTGCCGCGCCGCGTGGCCGGCATCGGAATCGCGTATGACACCGAGCTCGGTGGGCGAGTGTGGGGTGGCTTCGCCGATCGCAATCTTCCGGTGCTGCACGCCGAAGCATCCGGTGTACTGGCGCTCGGTCGCTTTCGTCGTGACCTCGACCTGACTGGTCGGCGCCAGACGCTGCTCGGCCGCGCCGTCTTCTCACCCGTCGCGACACTCGGCTTGCATGGCGAGGATGTGCGCCGCTTCGATGTGGACGGCTTCGAAGTGCCTTCCGATGACCTGCAGCATCTCGCCATCACCACCGGCGTCGAGCGGTTCGTCGGCCGTGACGTGCGGCTCTCGCTGATGGCAGAGTTCCGCAGCTGGGATGCGGCCGATCTGCGGACGCGGTTCCGATCCACCGCCTCCGCCGCCGGTGGTCGCCTGATCATCGAGCGACTGAGTGACGATCGCGACCAGGCGACGCGCGTGGAGGCAGCGTACACCTCACGCTATCGCTTGGTCACCGGCGAATTCCGAAGCCGTGGCGAGTGGGGCGGGATGCGCTTCGAGCCTCACCTCCGCCTCGGCGTCGGCGAGATGCTGCCCGTGCCGCTCACCTTCTCGCTCGGCGGCGAGGACGGCTTCCCCGGCCTCCACCTCGGCGAACGCCGTGGCGACCGCGAGGCGTTCGGCGCCTTGGCGGTCTCCCGCGCGGTCATCGGTCCGCTCCGGGTTCGGTTGCAGGGCGCGATCGGCCGAACCGCGATCGGAAGCACGCCCACGACGCTGATCGGTCTCCCGAGCACGGACGGCACGGCTACCAATCGCGACCTCGCGCTCCGGTCCCGCGGGGTCTTTGCGCGGGGCGGCTGGGTTGCCGGCGCCAGAGTCGGGATCGGCTCGGACACTCCCCTCGGTCCGGTCCGTGTGGAGTATGGCTGGAACGATGCGGGACGGGAGGCGTTGTTCTTGAGGGTGGGGCGGTGGTTTTGA
- a CDS encoding metal-sulfur cluster assembly factor: MTADARPPVTPELAKKALRAVKDPELGLNVIDIGLIYDVAVADDGAAKVTMTLTSPGCPSGAEIMEDVRRTLADLEGISNVEVELVWEPYWTPERMDPRVRAFLGH, from the coding sequence ATGACCGCCGACGCCCGACCCCCTGTGACCCCCGAACTCGCCAAGAAGGCGCTCCGTGCCGTGAAGGACCCGGAGCTGGGGCTGAACGTGATCGACATCGGCCTGATCTACGACGTCGCCGTCGCCGATGACGGCGCCGCGAAGGTGACGATGACGCTGACCTCCCCAGGCTGCCCCTCGGGCGCCGAGATCATGGAGGACGTCCGCCGCACCCTCGCCGACCTGGAAGGGATCAGCAACGTCGAGGTCGAGTTGGTGTGGGAGCCGTACTGGACGCCGGAACGGATGGATCCGAGAGTCAGAGCCTTCTTGGGTCACTAG
- the sufC gene encoding Fe-S cluster assembly ATPase SufC: protein MLQISNLHASVDEKEILKGISLTVNAGEVHAIMGPNGSGKSTLAQVLSGHPAYDVTSGTATLEGEDLLDMEAEERAWAGVFLAFQYPVEIPGVTNAYFLRMAYNEVRKARGLDELDPMDFLDLLEEKLKVVEWGPEIMERAVNFGFSGGEKKRNEILQMAVLEPKLAILDETDSGLDIDALRIVADGVNKLRSPERAIILVTHYQRLLDYIVPDFVHVLAGGKIVKSGGKELAHELEAKGYEWLTGLPEGVAV, encoded by the coding sequence CTGCTCCAGATCTCGAACCTCCACGCCTCCGTCGACGAGAAGGAGATCCTCAAGGGGATCTCGCTGACCGTGAACGCCGGCGAAGTCCACGCCATCATGGGCCCGAACGGCTCCGGCAAGAGCACGCTGGCGCAGGTGCTCTCGGGGCATCCGGCCTACGACGTCACCAGCGGCACCGCGACGCTCGAGGGCGAGGACCTGCTCGACATGGAGGCGGAGGAGCGCGCCTGGGCCGGCGTCTTCCTGGCATTCCAGTATCCGGTGGAGATCCCGGGCGTGACCAACGCCTACTTCCTCCGCATGGCGTACAACGAGGTCCGCAAGGCGCGCGGGCTCGACGAGCTCGACCCGATGGACTTCCTCGACCTGCTCGAGGAGAAGCTCAAGGTGGTCGAGTGGGGCCCGGAGATCATGGAGCGGGCGGTCAACTTCGGCTTCTCCGGTGGCGAGAAGAAGCGGAACGAGATCCTGCAGATGGCGGTGCTTGAGCCGAAGCTCGCGATCCTCGACGAGACCGACTCCGGCCTCGACATCGATGCGCTGCGGATTGTCGCCGACGGCGTCAACAAGCTCCGCTCGCCGGAACGCGCCATCATCCTGGTGACCCACTACCAGCGCCTGCTCGATTACATCGTGCCGGATTTCGTGCATGTGCTGGCCGGCGGGAAGATCGTGAAGTCAGGCGGCAAGGAGCTGGCGCACGAGCTCGAGGCGAAGGGCTACGAGTGGCTGACGGGCCTGCCCGAGGGAGTGGCAGTCTGA
- a CDS encoding ribonuclease D codes for MADVRLVDRPETFHALLDEVRGAPLVALDTEAASFHRFHDRIYLVQLSTRTLTAVIDPLGVGDLTPIGDLLADPAIEVIFHDADYDLRLFDKQFSFRASHLFDTRIAAQFLNEPGIGLGALLAKYFNVTADKRFQRADWSARPLSAPMLDYAAGDTVHLCELRDILLEQLDAMGRTEWVAEEFENLEKIRWTGGGEGPETAFLRLKGAKALQRRELAILRELYNWREETSARLDRASFRVLGNEVLFALAQQPVHTLEELGRVKGVGQEGAQRRGNEILAAIAKGEAIPERDLPRVERPARRIPDPAFEARVEALKHRRNRLAEELQLAPGVLCPNGTLEAIARAEPASLDALATIPELRRWQVKVLGPSLLQAVAASG; via the coding sequence ATGGCCGACGTGCGCCTGGTGGATCGACCCGAGACGTTCCACGCCCTCCTCGATGAGGTACGCGGCGCCCCGCTGGTCGCGCTCGACACCGAGGCGGCGTCGTTCCACCGCTTCCACGACCGGATCTACCTGGTCCAGCTCTCCACCCGGACGCTCACGGCGGTCATCGACCCCCTCGGCGTCGGCGATCTCACGCCGATCGGCGACCTGCTGGCCGACCCCGCCATCGAAGTGATCTTCCACGACGCCGATTACGACCTGCGGCTCTTCGACAAGCAGTTCAGCTTCCGCGCGAGCCATCTCTTCGATACCCGGATTGCCGCCCAGTTCCTCAACGAACCCGGGATCGGCCTCGGCGCCCTCCTCGCCAAGTACTTCAACGTCACCGCCGACAAGCGCTTCCAGCGCGCCGACTGGTCGGCACGGCCGCTGTCAGCGCCGATGCTCGACTACGCGGCGGGCGATACGGTTCACCTGTGTGAGTTGCGAGACATACTCCTAGAACAACTTGACGCCATGGGGCGCACCGAGTGGGTCGCCGAGGAATTCGAGAACCTCGAGAAGATCCGCTGGACCGGTGGTGGCGAGGGACCGGAGACCGCCTTCCTCCGTCTGAAGGGCGCCAAGGCGTTACAGCGCCGCGAGTTGGCGATTCTCCGGGAGCTCTACAATTGGCGCGAGGAAACCTCCGCCCGACTCGACCGCGCCTCCTTCCGGGTCTTGGGCAATGAGGTCCTCTTTGCCCTGGCCCAGCAGCCGGTGCATACCCTCGAAGAACTTGGCCGGGTGAAGGGGGTAGGACAGGAAGGCGCCCAGCGCCGCGGCAACGAGATCCTCGCCGCGATCGCCAAAGGCGAAGCGATCCCCGAGCGGGATCTCCCGCGGGTGGAGCGGCCGGCCCGGCGCATCCCCGATCCCGCCTTCGAGGCGCGCGTCGAGGCGCTCAAGCACCGGCGCAACCGGTTGGCGGAGGAGCTTCAGCTCGCGCCCGGGGTATTGTGCCCTAACGGAACCCTCGAGGCGATTGCCCGGGCGGAACCTGCCTCCCTCGACGCGCTCGCCACGATTCCCGAGCTGCGCCGCTGGCAGGTGAAGGTCCTTGGGCCCTCGCTGCTCCAGGCGGTTGCCGCCAGCGGATGA
- a CDS encoding SUF system NifU family Fe-S cluster assembly protein, with amino-acid sequence MAGMDEMYQTLIIEHDRSPRNFKRLDAPTHHAEGRNPLCGDEVSLDLVVDAEGRITEVGFQGQGCAVSRASSSMMTTAIKGKTIPEAMALFDGFHAMLTGQPGDLDGLGKLVAFKGLSVYPMRVKCATMVWHVLKEALNPGT; translated from the coding sequence ATGGCCGGCATGGACGAGATGTACCAGACGCTGATCATCGAGCACGATCGCTCGCCGCGGAACTTCAAGCGGCTCGACGCGCCAACGCATCACGCCGAGGGGCGCAACCCGCTCTGCGGCGACGAAGTGTCGCTCGACCTGGTGGTCGACGCCGAGGGGCGGATCACCGAGGTCGGCTTCCAGGGGCAGGGATGCGCGGTCAGCCGCGCCTCCTCCTCGATGATGACCACCGCCATCAAGGGGAAGACGATCCCCGAGGCGATGGCGCTCTTCGACGGCTTCCACGCCATGCTCACCGGCCAGCCCGGTGACTTGGACGGCCTCGGCAAATTGGTCGCCTTCAAGGGATTGTCGGTGTATCCGATGCGCGTGAAGTGTGCGACGATGGTGTGGCACGTGCTCAAAGAAGCTTTGAATCCCGGGACCTGA